TTAGGTTGGATTTGATTCTCTTTTCTTCGGCCGGATTGATTACCAAGATAAAGCTAAGCAAAAAGGGGATAAAAATCTCGAAGTTATTTGGCGGGCCTCCAAGCGTCTTGGTTCATCTTCACAGGTGTGTTTTAACTTCCGTTATTATTATCATTAAAATAAAAGAATTACTATCTAACGGTTTTATAAATCGTTACAGATTTTTGCAAGTGCTTTTCCACAAGAATATGCACCTCCACCTGGTGATTTCAACTTTGAAGTCAACAATGATTCCTCAATCGTACCATTCAAGACCAGGTCAAAGTAAGAACGCCTCTTCTTCTATATACCAGTgtaaaagtttatttattaatgcTTATTATGATTCCATGTTGTTTGTAGTCTATTGGCGTTGATCTTGACGGGGTCCGCAAGGATCATCAAGCTATCAAGGCCAAACTTAAGATACTCGAGACTGAAAAGGAGGCCATAAACAATGTGATTGCTTCTTTAGAGGAGGAATTGTGTGTAGTGATCGAGAAAAAGGATAAGGCCTATCACAAAATTAGTGAGCTGAGGAATAAACGTGAAGAAGAGGTATGTTAGTATTTTCATTTAAGGCTAGATTTTGTGTTTTAGAATTTAAAATGGATGTCATCAATTTTTTCGTTTTCTGTCTTTCCAGAATACTTGCTTTTACCAAAACCGCTCCCTCTTGAACGATGCAAGAAGGCTGGCTGCAAGTAAGGACGTTAATGCCCTTATAGAGCTTTCAACCTCAGAGGTTTGTTAAACACTCCAGTTGTCTGATTTCTAAATTTTATTAATATTGGGAAGCACATTAAACGCTTATATTCGCTTATTGAACTCAGGTCGACGAATTCATGTCGGAGTGGAATAGTAATAAAGCGTTCAGGGAAGTTTTTAGCATGTGCCGCACCGGGAACAcctttatataatttttttttgtgatcATTACATAAAATGCAGGTTGCTGAAAGATTTGAGAAGCTACGTAAAGAAGGTTGGAAACCGCGAAGAACGATTATCTTTTGCAAAATTGGGATGCAGAAGAATATGGATTGGTCTCTATCTCTCTTAACACAAATCTTAGttagtttttttaatatttataataattattatgtttttttttaagattGGATCGACGGAATGGGTTGAAGAAAACAGAGAAAAGTTAGCATCGAAAGTTGTTGCGTACATAAATGTCGACATTGCGGTTGCTGAGGCATCAGCCACTCCACAACTTGATCAGTTAATCACATGAGTTACAAAACAGGTAAATACATGTGGCAGTTTCAGCCTACTTACATATAAATGGCCAAACCAAAAAGTTAGTAAAAAAGAAAGCACGTTGAACGGGTCCAAAGTCGATTTCGGCTATGTTTTATCTTTAACAGACATAAAAGAAATTTATTTTAAAAGGAAACGGGTTGAATGGATTGAACGGTTCATAGTCGCCCAAGGTGTACTTTTAATGCATATAGCATCCTATAGTTCTGCATAGTTTATATCGTCTTTAACATGTGAATTCGGGTCAACGTAAGCTGACCTGACGGTTTTGACTCATACCAAGTATGGCCTGTTACCCAACCCACCATTTTCCACCGCTAGacgtaaaaaattaaaaaaaatccataTTCATTCCATCTTGTCATTTTGAAGGTTCAAGATCTAGACAACTCATCACAAACGGTTTACGATTCCTGGGTAAAAACTGCCAATATCCCGAGGTAAGTGTTCCAGAATTACTTTCCTGCCCTCTTAAGCAGCTTACCGatgaataaaaatgaaaaaaaaagacaTAAAGTTGATGTTTGGCTTTTATAGTCAGCAGAAGTATAACGTATAATGAAAAAAAAGACATAAAGTTGAAACACATTATCTAACAATAATTGTGTCTACTGTCTATGCCAGATTTACGCACCATCAAAGCACAACGATTACGAGTCAAAATGCTTCCCAGGGATAGGGATAGATGATGCTGTTGAAAATGCAAATAAACTCAACACTAAAGAATCGTGGGGTGCGGCACAACATGAAATTTGGAGGGTATTGAGAGTTATCACGCAGGTATCATTAGTTCTATATGGTGAACTAACATAATGCTCATAGATATAGATATAACGGAACCATATAAGTTTACAAGTCACTTTTGTCCTATGAATAACTAAATGGATACAGAAAAAGATCTTTAGGAAAAAATAACAGAAACTAGATGAGTTATGTGACAGATTACCAATTAAATTATTAAGAACAAAAATTGAAGCAGTTAAAGAGTCCAGgctgataaaaaaaataaaccatAACTGCAGTAACTTTAAATGGTTTAGTTAGAATCCAACTTCAACTTATAGCTGGAAATACCCCTTTCAAATACCAAATGGTTTAGTTAGAATCCAACTTCAACTTATAATCCAAAGACTTTTTTGATATTCTTAAGTCTTTAGTTAGAATGATATCTTTTAATATATCTCAAACCTTTTCAAAAACCAAGTCATGTCAGTATCTTTTGTTTGACTTTTgtccttttttgtttttttttactacTTACCGTGTACTGCTTTACAAGTCATCTCAACCTTTTCAAAAACCAAGTCATGTCAGTATCCAAGATTTTACTGTTGTCTCATGCTTGGTTTAGTCTCTATAAGTACACAAACCctcaactacactcaactgactACTGCTTTTACATCTACAGCTGTAAAGCAAGATTTTACTGTTGTGTGAAAGAGAGCATGCTTGCTTCAGTCTCTACAAATACTTCATCAAGCTCAACACTCTACAATCACTCAACTCAGACGAATTAAACTTTCAAATTGTAAGTTTATCTCAGTTGAACTAAATCCTACTTTTAAGTCTTGCATCAATTAAACCTTCAAAACATCAACCTAACAACTTCTATTTTACTTCGATTTCAGAATATATTGACTCTTTGCATCTGGATCTTGCGTTGTTTCTCGGCTCTCACATCAAGGTTTCACATTTTTTGTCGGCTTTTTACATCTGCCTCTTGCATTATTGTAAGTTCTTCCAAATTTCTTGGTTTTTTTGTAACTTTTAACAGTGGCTTTTAACTTTAGAAGGTTGTAAATGTTGAAATAACTGTGGTTTTTTGATCTGTATTGTTTAACTGCCTCTTTGTTTTTTTGGGCTGTTGATTATGAAATTCATTAGTATTACAATATGAGATGTAAAAATTCTTTAATTCAGGAATAAGTTATTATAATATGTACCATTTGGTCACAAAAACTAttattcttatagaaacttttaAATTTGATTGATAAAAGGCTATTGCGTGAAATATCATTTCGTTACTATTAACCAAATAACCTATATTATTAACTAAATGATCATTAATATGTTGTGTTTTCGCCTGATTTCCCTCTCTTCAATCGTCTACCAatgaatgttcatgtttaaagcCTTCTCATGATACATATTCTTATTGCTCACCCAAACCTGATACATACTAAAATAAAACGTCATAAAGAGCACCATCTTTTTTAAGAGTCATTCTATTCCAACATCTTTTTTACTATTTCTTTCTCTCtatatatctatgtatatatAAAGAGATAGAGGGGAGTTAAGGTGTGAGAATATTATCATCTTTTTCAATTAGTATTGTTGTTAACAGAGCCGGCTGAAGGGTAATTCAACTAAAGCCTTTGCTTTAGGCCACAACTCCATAAAAGGCCTTCAATTtggataaaaaaattatatattatctTTTGTTATTGGTTTACAGAGTTATAAAAGTATGAATGGACAAAGGAGTTTTTAGTCATTAAAgttagattttttatttttaggattcCAACTTCATATTCTTCCTCTCATTGTTTTCTCTTTTCATATGTGTCTGTTTTTATTTACTAATATATGTTGCGTTAGTAGCTAATTTTCTATTTCTAGAAATGATTATATTAGCTTTAATTTCATGATTTACTAcaagttttttatttttcagcaaaCATATATGCTTTGAAATTAAAATACttcatgtaataataataacataatctactatttttttttacaaaatatcaGTATAATATTTAAGAATACCATCATATACTTGCTTTAAAGCAACAAAAAATAATGTAAGTTATAACTAGAAAGGGCCCCACATTTATAGTTCGCTTTAGGCCTTTCAAAGTGTTGAGCCGGCCCTGGTTGTTAACACCATACCATCACATCCAATCTAAAAAAACCCTCCAATAAATACTTATCTTATGGCACTTTACCCGTAATTTATTTAAACGActatttttttattctttaatTTTCACTActaattttaaaaattataaaacatttTTTGCTTAAAATATTCCATACCCGATTTTTTCATTAACAGTAAAACCAAAAAGATAACTTAAAATATCATTTTTATAAGAATGAttcaataaaatataaaaacgTCAAATCGTTAATAGTTAGTGTTCATTTTCTAAAGTTCATTTCGAATGTAAAATGTTCTTTTATCAAAACTGAAaagttaattaaatattattgtATGTGAACAATAAATATAGGGTAAAAgctaaaacaaacttttcaaGAAAAGTTAACTAAATATTATTGTATGTGAACAATTAAATATTATTGCATGAAGGTTGATAGTTAAATGCGGATATATGGTGATGTTGAGTATAGTGGTTATTAAGATGAATCGTGGTTTCCTTTTCTTGAATCGGCGTCTGGTTTAGCGGAAGGATAATATAATTAGTTTTATCGGTTTTCTTGAAATTTTGGTGGGCGGGCACGTCGGTTTGCAAATATTCACTCAAATTAGTGTTAATATTTTTAGTGTTAATTCCGATGTTAACATTAAATTTAGTATGCAAATATTCACTCAAATTAGTGTTAATATTTTTCATTGTAACCATTTAAATTGATGTACTTTTACTTTATAGACTTACAAAATCTTTAtctttttaaatatttaaaacgctaatatatgtttttagattttaataattaatatatgattataacaattaatatattattatcggTTATCTTTGTCTTTAGCATTAAAATCTattctataaattttaaattttaaatttaatattatcaataaaaacaAAATGATTGTTACTAGAAGATGTTAAAAAGGGCACACGTTTTATCCAATAATCATGTAATTTAATATATGGGCTTCCCCTCATACGGGCCTATCCTCAGGCACAAAAGGGCGTGTTCAGCACTTGCTTCCATTTCTTTTGGTCAAAAAAATATAAATCCAATAAACATCTGACTTAACTTTGATGTTATAAATGTTACAATAAAagattttgtttttaaatttacaCAATCCTTGTGTTTCAGTTTACTTTGATGTTAATTTTTAACATGGTAAGAAAATTGATCTTTATATCCAATAAAAATTGTATGTTTAAGTTTACACAAtccttttttttatatttaatcaaACTATTTTTATTTGCTTTAAAATTGATCTTTATATACAATCAAAATTGTATTTTTCAGTTTATAAATCACTCCAAACAAATATCAATTGTGAGGTATGGGTGGTGGTTATCCAATTCCCATTGAACCACAAGGATCAACAAACCCACCTTTGGTGTCAAACCCACCTCCGGTGTCAAACCCACCTCCGGTGTCAAACCCACCTCCGGTGGCAAACCCTCATCCGGTGACAAACCTTGAACACGATGATCCATTTGGTTGGACGGATGAAGAGTTGAATTGGGCGTATGACTATACATTCGCTCAACTACAATTTGGTGGACTACAAATTGAGGAGGGGCATCATCGTCCGGTGGTAAACACTCCTATACTGCCTATGCATCCTCCACCTTCAAACCCCCCTTATGTGGAAAACCACAGTCAAACACAAGAACTACCGAGCTGGGCTGAAGGGTACGAAACTGACCCTGGGGCGGTTTACGAACCACCATTGGATGAAGAAATGGTTTGGGAACCTTAGAACAATTTTGATGATGACTGTAGTTTTTTTTTCTCGAATTAGTTTGAATCTTAATTATGTAAGTTTTAATTATGTATtactttaaatttaaatttgttgttgtttaattttaatcatgttttagtttaaatttaagtttctggagtttttatttttttagttaactAACATTAAACACTTAATAGGATATGTCTATCATTTTTCCGTTGAAGAATTTTCATCATTGACAAATGATAGAGCATGGTATAATATAATCTTTGTTAAGGTGGAGTTTATTTGGCATGACGTCGATGAAAAGAGATTAGTGGTTATTTTTCTTGATCAACACGTAAGAacattattttaatttactttGTGTTATACGAGTAAGCGTTTTTCCaccactaaatttcttttctttttagagACAAAAAATTGTTGCGTTCGTACCACAACATTTGATACACATATATAATGACGCGGCATTGATGGGTGGTTTTTTTTCCTTAAATCATTTCCAAATTGAGAATCTCAAATATCATGAGTACCCAAAGTACCAGAATTACGTGTTAGTTTGGTCCGAGAAAAAAATTGTCATCAACGAATATACAAAGCTTTCTTCACTTATGCTTACGATTCCAAGGGGTGCTTCTTTATATCCATTGGTCCCTTCCATTATAGAATTGAAGCATGACAGGAGACCTCAAAAAATTATTGTTGGTACATATAAATTCTCtatctatatttttttattaaatatataaaagtttatatatgtatgtataatataGTGTATACGATTTGGCTGATTTTGTTATAGATGTGGTTGGGAGAATAATAGAAGGCAAACGTGATCGATGTTGTTTTGAACTTTCTCTTCGAGATAAGACGtaagttattatttattattaacatattacaaacataatatttacattatatgtaagaaaatattattattagcAGAACTTTAATCCAAAACCGTAATATACAGTTGTCACACAATACAAATGTTTTTGTCCGCTCTGAAGCCTTCCGATGTTATACATACCATTCGAGCCGTGCAACAAAAGTCTATCATATATGTATCGCGTGTCAAGTTGGTTCATCTACCAGATAGTATGTTATGCTTTACACATGAACATTCTAAAAATTAGTTAGATTTAATGGCTCATGTaatttaataaaagttatattttatttgttatttcagTTAATATTTTGAAGTCTACGGAGTTGAGTACGATTACGTATGAACCAGATATGGTCGAGGCACGGGATATTTAAATTATGGATCGTTATCCAAGTTTGTGTTTAAGTTAGAAACATTTGGTGTTGTTATATGTTTAGTTGTTGAATATTAAAGTCTCTCTTGATGTTTAGTATTTTGCCCTTTTTTTCCCCTCATATTGAAGTAATTGTAGAAGTATATTTTACTTTGTCTAATCTTATAATATGATATTACAAGTATGTTATATTACTTGCTTTACAAGTAATGGTTACACCTATTTTTCACCAAACTATAATCTTCTTAGATTGGACAACTAAATAATCATTATCTGTGTTAAACGAAGGTATAACCATGGCTGACCTTCCTGTTCATACAATCGTGTTTGAGATATTAACGAGGGTGCCAGCGAAGGATGTAGGTCGTTCTAAGAGTGTATGTAAGCAATGGTACGCGTTACTGTCAACACAAGATTTCGTAAGGATACATTGTTCTCGCTCATTAGTTTCATCTAACCAGAGAGTTCTACTAATTGACGACCTAACATGCTCTGTTCATCCGATCATCTTTCAATCCAATGACTATGGGCCAAGCTCCATAGTTACATTTCCATTCCATCACCAAAATAATGATGTCTCAATACTTTCACATTTGAACGGATTGTTGTGTGTTTGCTTGAATCATACATACGAGCTGcttctttggaatccaacaacTACTGCTTTCAAGCATTTGTCAACCCCTGATTCTCATGGATTCTATATAAATAACCTTGATGCCATTGGTTTGTACGTTGACGCTGACGATGATTACAAGGTCTTGCATATAAAGCGTAGGAGTGGTGTACTTGGTGTCTATGTTTATTCTAGGGAAGTAGACTCTTGGAGAAATATTCCTTTCATAACAAGACAAGAGTACCTAAGCCCTCATTTCAATTGGTCAGCTGGCACATTTTGTGGTGGTACTCTATATTTCACTGTTTGCGAATGTTGGATTGGAGGTACGAATGTGGTGATTTGTTTTGATGTTAATTCGGAGCAGTTCAAGGAGATAAGCTTTCCACCTGTTCCTTCTACAGGAATGGTTCAAGGTGTTTTAGTGAATGTAAAAAATGAGCTTCACATGTTTGCTAGCACTGGCATGTTTGAGATGACAATTGACCTATGGACGCTACAAGGGGATTACTGGATTAAGGTCTTATCATGTCCTCCGATCCCCCCGATATCATTGTCATTGTGGTGCGATATAACACATTATGTGACAAATGGTAATTGGTTTGTGATGACTAAATTAGGGAAGTTGTTTACAATTGAAATGGATATGAAGCCCTTCGAATGTTTTTATCCCGTTACTTGGTTTCGAGGTTTTAAGGGTGCGGTGTTTGTGGAGACCATTGTTTCACCAAGTATTTAGTTTGGCTTTCACTTAATGTTATCATTATGTATGTCAACATTTTAAGGATTTGTGTTTTTTTTCTCTAAGTCATGATATTCGGCTTAAGTCATGTATTTTAATGTTATCATTATGTATTTCAATGTTATCATTCAGTTTGTTTTTCTCTAAGTCATGTGTTTGAATGTTGTAATGATTTGAGAATTTCATCATCTATGATAACTCTCTTTTATTTAATTTGCAAGGTATTTGTCACTTTGTCAATTTACAATGACTAATGGACAACCAAACCATCGTAATCATGCTTCTAGCTCGAGCGGATCTACTAAAGCTGAAAAACGAAAAGAGTATCACAAAAGATACTATGCTGCACGCAAAGAAAATAACAAAGTATCTAAATTTGGGAGTGGTGATGCCTCCCAAAGTGCTTCATCAATATCTTTAATGAGTAATAGGTCAACAGAAAGGACGCCGTTAAGAAGTTTACAAACTAATATTACTCAATTTACACAAACAACAAATGAGAACGCCTCAAGTGTTTCTACTATAAAACGCAAGGAGTACAATAAAGGATGTTCTAATACACGAAACGATAATGGAATGCGTATTTCAAATGGCAGTCAAGTCAACCAAACTCCGATAGATGATGTTACGCCGACAACCACATTCCCATCTGTAATTGACGTAGTCAGGCATAGAACATCACGAGGTTTCTATTTATTTAACAATGATTTCTTTTTTTCGAACTTGACAtcttttacaaccttcattactTAATACACCAATTTTTTAGGTATTCGAATTCATCCGCGTACTTTATTACCCCAATTTGCTGAAGTAATTGATCAACCTTCCTTCCAAGATGGGAGCGTGCAAGATGATCCTTATAATTTTGTTTACAATGGTGTACCTGGAGAGCATCGTGTTTTAAAGGAACGAGGTGCATGTCCTAATTGTGGAGCAAAACGATTTCAGTATGAATTTGATACCTTTTGTTGTATGAGTGGGAAAACTGTGTTAGCAAACTTAGAAATTCCAGAGGAATTGTACCGACTTTTCACGTCTCAAGATGAAATTGGAGATATGTTTAGGCAAAACATCCGTGCTTATAATACCAATTTTTCTTTTGCCTCAATGGGTGTGACATTGGATGATACATTGA
This is a stretch of genomic DNA from Helianthus annuus cultivar XRQ/B chromosome 16, HanXRQr2.0-SUNRISE, whole genome shotgun sequence. It encodes these proteins:
- the LOC110919404 gene encoding putative F-box only protein 15 — translated: MADLPVHTIVFEILTRVPAKDVGRSKSVCKQWYALLSTQDFVRIHCSRSLVSSNQRVLLIDDLTCSVHPIIFQSNDYGPSSIVTFPFHHQNNDVSILSHLNGLLCVCLNHTYELLLWNPTTTAFKHLSTPDSHGFYINNLDAIGLYVDADDDYKVLHIKRRSGVLGVYVYSREVDSWRNIPFITRQEYLSPHFNWSAGTFCGGTLYFTVCECWIGGTNVVICFDVNSEQFKEISFPPVPSTGMVQGVLVNVKNELHMFASTGMFEMTIDLWTLQGDYWIKVLSCPPIPPISLSLWCDITHYVTNGNWFVMTKLGKLFTIEMDMKPFECFYPVTWFRGFKGAVFVETIVSPSI